Proteins from one Hypanus sabinus isolate sHypSab1 chromosome X2, sHypSab1.hap1, whole genome shotgun sequence genomic window:
- the LOC132385173 gene encoding apolipoprotein A-IV-like: protein MNQGTILVLAAAIFMTGSQAELNREQIQDAFWDYIRQLTNNDLNEGSEISQQVKNIIQDNLQMVNDYAEDLRQKLAPYTDGLHERMTVDIESLRQQIREQLEDLREKLAPFADGVHQKISRNIEEFHRKLTPFAEDLGQQLRKNAEELRQKLTPFTEELQARLEVSTENLREVLTPYAEELQMKIDENMDTLRQNVAAKAEEFRSRFNENVQELRNSLAPYAKDVQIKMNQQIGEMSQMVEPYAEKLQAKVNEHVDVLNQRLNPYIIELKAKLNENVDQNLGPFIENFNTNVNQRIEEFHQNLAPYTEQLKQIISQNVKELQERLVLNGANVQQDLQTQLTALWGNFWQHLQN, encoded by the exons ATGAATCAAGGGACAATCCTTGTATTAGCTGCTGCTATTTTCATGACAG GCTCCCAAGCTGAACTCAATAGAGAGCAGATTCAAGATGCATTCTGGGATTACATCAGGCAATTGACCAACAATGACCTAAATGAAGGCTCAGAAATCAGCCAACAAGTCAA AAACATTATTCAGGATAATCTGCAGATGGTCAATGACTATGCTGAGGATCTCCGACAGAAGTTGGCTCCTTACACAGATGGTCTTCATGAGAGGATGACAGTAGACATTGAGAGCCTTCGCCAGCAGATAAGAGAACAACTGGAAGACCTGAGGGAGAAACTTGCTCCCTTTGCGGATGGAGTTCATCAGAAGATCAGCAGGAACATTGAAGAATTTCATCGGAAGTTGACCCCTTTTGCTGAAGACCTGGGCCAACAGCTGCGTAAGAATGCAGAGGAACTTCGGCAGAAGTTGACTCCTTTCACTGAAGAGCTACAGGCCAGACTGGAAGTGAGCACAGAGAACCTCAGGGAAGTCCTGACTCCCTACGCTGAAGAGCTCCAGATGAAGATTGATGAAAACATGGACACCCTCAGGCAGAACGTGGCTGCCAAAGCTGAAGAATTCCGCTCCAGGTTTAATGAGAATGTCCAGGAGCTTCGCAATAGCTTGGCACCCTATGCCAAGGATGTCCAGATCAAGATGAACCAACAAATTGGAGAAATGTCCCAGATGGTTGAGCCATATGCCGAGAAGCTCCAGGCAAAAGTCAATGAGCACGTGGATGTTCTGAACCAAAGGCTGAACCCTTACATCATCGAACTGAAAGCTAAACTTAACGAGAATGTGGACCAGAACCTGGGCCCATTCATTGAAAATTTCAACACCAACGTTAACCAGAGAATCGAGGAGTTCCATCAGAACCTGGCTCCCTACACTGAGCAGCTGAAACAAATCATCAGTCAGAATGTGAAGGAGTTGCAGGAGAGGCTCGTCCTGAATGGAGCCAATGTTCAGCAGGATCTTCAGACCCAGCTCACCGCTCTATGGGGCAACTtctggcagcatctgcagaactaa
- the LOC132385292 gene encoding apolipoprotein A-IV-like, producing the protein MFPRANLLLLAAAFLTGCRAEINGDQVRDAFWNYISQMTEEAQDSVELIQSSEIGQQLNHLIQDNLQTVNDYAEDLRQKLAPYTDGLHERMTVDIESLRQQIREQLEDLREKLAPFADGVHQKISRNIEEFHQKLTPFAEDLGQQLRKNAEELRQKLTPFTEELQARLEVSTENLREVLTPYAEELQVKIDENMDTLRQNVAAKAEEFRSRFNENVQELRNSLAPYAKDVQIKMNQQIGEMSQMVEPYAEKLQAKVNEHVDVLNQRLNPYIVELKAKLNENVDQNLGPFIENFNTNVNQRIEEFHQNLAPYTEQLKQIISQNVKEMQERLVLNGANVQQDLQTQLTALWGNFWQHLQN; encoded by the exons ATGTTTCCCAGAGCAAACCTCCTGCTTCTGGCTGCTGCCTTTCTCACAG GCTGTCGGGCTGAGATCAATGGAGATCAGGTTCGAGATGCCTTCTGGAATTACATCAGCCAAATGACTGAAGAAGCCCAGGATAGCGTCGAGCTGATCCAGAGCTCAGAAATCGGCCAGCAACTCAA TCACCTTATTCAGGATAATCTGCAGACGGTCAATGACTATGCTGAGGATCTCCGACAGAAGTTGGCTCCTTACACAGATGGTCTTCATGAGCGGATGACAGTAGACATTGAGAGCCTTCGCCAGCAGATAAGAGAACAACTGGAAGACCTGAGGGAGAAACTTGCTCCCTTTGCGGATGGAGTTCATCAGAAGATCAGCAGGAACATTGAAGAATTTCATCAGAAGTTGACCCCTTTTGCTGAAGACCTGGGCCAACAGCTGCGTAAGAATGCAGAGGAACTTCGGCAGAAGTTGACTCCTTTTACTGAAGAGCTACAGGCCAGACTGGAAGTGAGCACAGAGAACCTCAGGGAAGTCCTGACTCCCTACGCTGAAGAGCTCCAGGTGAAGATTGATGAAAACATGGACACCCTCAGGCAGAACGTGGCTGCCAAAGCTGAAGAATTCCGCTCCAGGTTTAATGAGAATGTCCAGGAGCTTCGCAATAGCTTGGCACCCTATGCCAAGGATGTCCAGATCAAGATGAACCAACAAATTGGAGAAATGTCCCAGATGGTTGAGCCATATGCCGAGAAGCTCCAGGCAAAAGTCAATGAGCACGTGGATGTTCTGAACCAAAGGCTGAACCCTTACATCGTCGAACTGAAAGCTAAACTTAACGAGAACGTGGACCAGAACCTGGGCCCATTCATTGAAAATTTCAACACCAACGTTAACCAGAGAATCGAGGAGTTCCATCAGAACCTGGCTCCCTACACTGAGCAGCTGAAACAAATCATCAGTCAGAATGTGAAGGAGATGCAGGAGAGACTCGTCCTGAATGGAGCCAATGTTCAGCAGGATCTTCAGACCCAGCTCACCGCTCTATGGGGCAACTtctggcagcatctgcagaactaa